A genomic window from Arthrobacter globiformis includes:
- a CDS encoding FUSC family protein — protein MPQTGLSASRRFLRGRIRTGMVRSRNSLVPAIQMTFGAVGAYAFAEFVLGHTGPLFAATSALIALGFSRDLRMRRVMEVGLGCTIGIAVGDMLLHWLGAGIWQAAVVLLVSILLARFLDSGNIFTTQLALQSLLVVLLPAPAGGPFTRSIDAVVGGVVALLVTILAPKDPRREPRRDVQKLLHELAEVLRECAAALVDSDSTRAWHALVRGRNSQPLVDAMRHTLRASGEVATLAPAYRRHRNELDRLEQSLEYIDLALRNSRVFARRLTSSINHAALSDEATENIAEVLQETAAAVDELSLGLAEVQEGARDAHLRSARQDLGDIAGRLHPRMLKVQKLEGETVVMLFRPLMVDLLEATGIDSREARDLLPPL, from the coding sequence ATGCCCCAGACCGGACTCTCCGCCAGCAGACGCTTCCTCCGCGGCCGGATCAGGACAGGGATGGTCCGGAGCCGGAATTCACTGGTCCCCGCGATCCAAATGACGTTCGGCGCCGTGGGAGCCTACGCCTTCGCCGAGTTCGTCCTGGGCCATACCGGTCCGCTGTTCGCGGCCACGTCCGCCCTGATCGCCCTCGGTTTCTCCCGCGACCTGCGCATGCGGAGGGTGATGGAGGTGGGCCTGGGCTGCACGATCGGCATCGCCGTGGGCGACATGCTGCTCCACTGGCTCGGGGCTGGGATCTGGCAGGCCGCCGTCGTGCTTTTGGTCTCCATCCTGCTGGCCCGCTTCCTGGACAGCGGCAACATCTTCACCACGCAGCTGGCACTGCAGTCGCTGCTGGTGGTGCTGCTGCCGGCGCCGGCCGGCGGCCCCTTCACCCGCAGCATCGATGCCGTGGTGGGCGGCGTGGTGGCACTGCTGGTCACCATCCTGGCGCCCAAGGATCCCCGCCGGGAACCGCGCAGGGACGTCCAGAAACTGCTCCATGAACTGGCCGAAGTGCTGCGGGAATGCGCCGCAGCACTGGTCGACAGCGATTCCACCCGGGCCTGGCATGCGCTGGTCCGGGGCAGGAACAGCCAGCCGCTGGTGGACGCCATGCGGCACACCCTGCGGGCATCCGGGGAGGTAGCCACGCTGGCGCCCGCCTACCGGCGGCACCGGAACGAACTGGACCGGCTGGAGCAGTCGCTCGAGTACATCGACCTCGCCCTGCGCAACAGCCGCGTCTTCGCACGCCGGCTCACCAGTTCCATCAACCACGCCGCGCTGTCCGACGAAGCCACCGAGAACATTGCCGAGGTGCTGCAGGAAACCGCGGCGGCCGTGGATGAGCTCTCGCTGGGCCTCGCTGAAGTGCAGGAGGGTGCCCGCGATGCCCACCTGCGGAGCGCGCGGCAGGATCTGGGCGACATCGCCGGGCGGCTGCACCCCAGGATGCTCAAAGTCCAGAAGCTCGAGGGCGAGACCGTGGTGATGCTGTTCCGGCCGCTCATGGTGGACCTGCTGGAAGCCACCGGCATCGATTCCCGCGAAGCACGCGACCTGCTGCCCCCGCTGTAG
- a CDS encoding aldehyde dehydrogenase family protein, with the protein METYDALLASITPGSGETRTIFDPATGGVVGEAPVHTVADLERVVDAAVAAQPAWAALGHHARSAALLKAADAVERSAEELAQLLSREQGKPLNGPNARFEVGACAAWLRATAATELTPEVVVDDGETYAELHYKPIGVVGAIGPWNWPMMITIWQIAPALRMGNTAVVKPSKMTPLSVLALIKVLNEELPENVLTAIAGDREVGARLAEHPAVGKIMFTGSTAAGRAIIKSSADTIKRLTLELGGNDAGIVLPDADPKAIAEDLFWGAFLNTGQTCAALKRLYVHDDIYDAVCHELTKVAAAMPMGNGLDENNVLGPLQNKAQYDIVANLVEAARDSGARILLGGNPDPGQPGYFYPTTLVADIDNTNPLVTEEQFGPALPIIRYSTIDQAIGYANALDVGLGASVWSPNLPAAREVANRIQAGTVWINKHGAVDPRVPFGGAKQSGYGLEFGVEGLKHLGVPQVING; encoded by the coding sequence TTGGAAACCTACGATGCCCTCCTCGCGTCCATCACCCCCGGCTCCGGCGAGACCCGGACCATTTTTGATCCCGCCACCGGAGGGGTGGTTGGCGAGGCGCCGGTCCACACCGTTGCAGACCTGGAGCGCGTGGTAGACGCCGCGGTTGCCGCCCAACCGGCGTGGGCTGCGCTGGGCCACCACGCCCGGTCCGCCGCGCTGCTCAAGGCCGCCGACGCCGTCGAACGCTCCGCCGAGGAACTCGCCCAGCTCCTCTCCCGTGAGCAGGGCAAACCCCTCAACGGCCCCAACGCCCGCTTCGAAGTCGGCGCCTGCGCCGCCTGGCTGCGCGCCACCGCCGCCACCGAACTCACACCCGAGGTCGTGGTGGACGACGGCGAAACCTACGCCGAACTCCACTACAAGCCCATCGGCGTCGTCGGCGCCATCGGCCCCTGGAACTGGCCCATGATGATCACCATCTGGCAGATCGCCCCCGCCCTGCGCATGGGCAACACCGCCGTCGTCAAACCCTCCAAAATGACCCCGCTCTCCGTCCTCGCCCTGATCAAGGTCCTCAACGAAGAACTCCCCGAGAACGTCCTGACCGCCATCGCCGGCGACCGCGAAGTCGGCGCCCGCCTCGCCGAACACCCCGCCGTCGGCAAAATCATGTTCACCGGCTCCACCGCCGCCGGCCGCGCCATCATCAAATCCTCCGCCGACACCATCAAACGCCTCACCCTGGAACTGGGCGGCAACGACGCCGGCATCGTCCTGCCCGACGCCGACCCCAAAGCCATCGCCGAAGACCTCTTCTGGGGCGCGTTCCTCAACACCGGCCAGACCTGCGCAGCCCTCAAACGCCTCTACGTCCACGACGACATCTACGACGCCGTCTGCCACGAACTCACCAAGGTCGCCGCCGCCATGCCGATGGGCAACGGCCTGGACGAAAACAACGTCCTCGGCCCGCTGCAAAACAAAGCCCAGTACGACATCGTCGCCAACCTCGTCGAAGCCGCCCGCGACAGCGGCGCCCGGATCCTGCTCGGCGGCAACCCCGACCCCGGCCAGCCCGGCTACTTCTACCCCACCACCCTCGTCGCCGACATCGACAACACCAACCCCCTCGTCACCGAGGAACAGTTCGGCCCCGCCCTGCCCATCATCCGCTACAGCACCATCGACCAGGCCATCGGCTACGCCAACGCCCTCGACGTCGGACTCGGCGCCTCCGTCTGGTCCCCCAACCTCCCCGCCGCCCGCGAAGTCGCCAACCGCATCCAGGCCGGCACCGTCTGGATCAACAAACACGGCGCCGTGGACCCCCGCGTCCCGTTCGGCGGCGCCAAACAATCCGGCTACGGCCTCGAATTCGGCGTCGAAGGCCTCAAACACCTCGGCGTCCCCCAGGTCATCAACGGCTAA
- a CDS encoding NAD-dependent succinate-semialdehyde dehydrogenase, whose protein sequence is MTTSPVISPASVSSAREADLLASVPTGLLINGQWRDASDGGTFDVQDPATGKVLATLASGTSEDALAALDAADAAQASWARTAPRERAEILRRAFDLVTERAEDFALLMTLEMGKPLAEARGEVTYGAEFLRWFSEETVRDYGRYLTTPEGKNKILVQHKPVGPCLLITPWNFPLAMATRKVAPAIAAGCTMVLKPAKLTPLTAQLFAQTMLDAGLPAGVLNVVSSASASGISGPLLKDSRLRKVSFTGSTPVGKRLMADAAGNVLRTSMELGGNAPFIVFEDADLDKAVEGAMAAKMRNMGEACTAANRFLVQETVAAEFTKKFAAAMGALTTGRGTNPETQVGPLIDAGARDDVHTLVAAAVDAGATALTGGSPVDGPGYFYPPTVLANVPNDAAILGQEIFGPVAPVTTFTTEDDAIRLANASEYGLASYLYSRDFNRLLRVAEQIEFGMVGFNAGVISNAAAPFGGVKQSGLGREGGTEGIAEYTTTQYIGIADPYAN, encoded by the coding sequence ATGACCACTTCGCCCGTAATCTCCCCTGCCTCCGTTTCCTCCGCCCGTGAGGCTGACCTGCTCGCATCTGTACCCACAGGCCTTCTCATCAATGGGCAGTGGCGGGACGCGTCCGACGGCGGCACGTTCGACGTCCAGGACCCCGCCACCGGGAAGGTACTCGCCACCCTGGCCTCGGGCACCAGCGAGGACGCCCTCGCCGCGCTCGACGCGGCCGACGCCGCCCAGGCGTCCTGGGCACGCACGGCACCGCGGGAACGGGCGGAGATCCTGCGTAGGGCCTTCGACCTGGTCACCGAGCGGGCCGAGGACTTCGCGCTCCTGATGACCCTGGAGATGGGCAAACCCCTGGCCGAAGCCCGCGGCGAAGTCACCTACGGCGCCGAGTTCCTGCGCTGGTTCTCCGAAGAAACCGTCCGCGACTACGGCCGCTACCTCACCACCCCCGAGGGCAAGAACAAGATCCTCGTCCAGCACAAACCGGTCGGCCCGTGCCTGCTGATCACGCCGTGGAACTTCCCGCTCGCGATGGCCACCCGCAAAGTCGCCCCCGCCATCGCCGCCGGCTGCACCATGGTCCTCAAGCCCGCCAAGCTGACTCCGCTCACCGCCCAGCTGTTCGCGCAGACCATGCTCGACGCTGGCCTGCCCGCCGGAGTCCTGAACGTCGTCTCATCCGCCAGCGCGTCCGGGATATCCGGCCCTCTCTTGAAGGATTCCCGGCTGCGGAAAGTCTCCTTCACCGGCTCCACGCCCGTCGGCAAACGCCTCATGGCCGACGCCGCCGGCAACGTGCTGCGCACCTCGATGGAACTGGGCGGCAACGCGCCGTTCATCGTGTTCGAGGACGCCGACCTCGACAAGGCCGTCGAAGGGGCCATGGCCGCCAAAATGCGGAACATGGGCGAAGCCTGCACCGCCGCCAACCGCTTCCTCGTCCAGGAAACCGTCGCCGCCGAATTCACCAAAAAGTTCGCCGCCGCCATGGGCGCCCTGACCACCGGCCGCGGCACCAACCCCGAAACCCAGGTCGGACCCCTCATCGACGCCGGAGCCCGCGACGACGTCCACACCCTCGTGGCCGCCGCCGTCGACGCCGGAGCCACCGCCCTCACCGGCGGATCCCCCGTGGACGGACCCGGCTACTTCTACCCACCCACCGTCCTCGCCAACGTGCCCAACGACGCCGCGATCCTCGGCCAGGAAATTTTCGGACCCGTCGCCCCCGTCACCACCTTCACCACCGAGGACGACGCCATCCGCCTGGCCAACGCCAGCGAATACGGCCTGGCCTCCTACCTCTACAGCCGCGACTTCAACAGGCTCCTCCGCGTCGCGGAGCAGATCGAATTCGGCATGGTCGGCTTCAACGCCGGCGTCATCTCCAACGCCGCCGCGCCCTTCGGCGGCGTCAAGCAGTCCGGCCTCGGCCGCGAAGGCGGCACCGAAGGCATCGCCGAATACACCACTACCCAATACATCGGCATCGCCGACCCCTACGCCAACTGA
- a CDS encoding MFS transporter codes for MSTQQGKPLGTLQHGQRSSARDNRRVAFATIIGTTIEWYDFFIYANAAGLVFAKLFFEPAGADIGILISFASVGLSFLFRPLGAFLAGHFGDRLGRRAMLVITLIMMGAATTLIGVLPTFETAGVVAPILLLLLRILQGISAGGEWGGAVLMAVEHAPRGKRGLFGAFPQLGVPLGMLLASGVLALMSGVVSPGAAFVQWGWRIPFLLSFVLIVVGFMVRRSVEESPVFEEISQKKQQTRTPVVELFRKHWLLVIIAALVFAGNNAAGYMTTGGYILSYAANPAGLAMDRTEVLLAVTGSAALWFIFTLVSGYLADSIGRKKTYLIGYGCLIVTVFPLFWLVNTGNIWALFLGLALFTVGLGLTYGPQAALYSELFPASIRFSGVAISYALGAIIGGAFAPMIATALVQATGTTASVSLYLLIVALVSTAAVLVIRERKGIDLGINNQAEQEVGATVFDRRRADSANSPTEPANV; via the coding sequence ATGTCCACACAGCAAGGAAAACCATTGGGTACTCTCCAGCACGGGCAGCGCAGCTCGGCAAGGGATAACCGCCGGGTAGCGTTCGCCACCATCATCGGAACCACCATCGAGTGGTACGACTTCTTCATCTACGCCAATGCGGCAGGCCTGGTCTTCGCGAAGCTGTTCTTCGAACCCGCCGGGGCCGATATCGGCATCCTGATCTCCTTCGCCTCGGTGGGACTCAGCTTCCTGTTCCGTCCGCTGGGAGCCTTCCTGGCCGGACACTTCGGGGACCGGCTGGGCCGCCGGGCCATGCTCGTCATCACGCTGATCATGATGGGGGCGGCCACCACCCTCATCGGCGTGCTGCCGACCTTCGAGACGGCCGGTGTCGTGGCGCCCATCCTGCTGCTGCTCCTGCGCATCCTGCAGGGCATTTCGGCTGGCGGCGAATGGGGCGGTGCCGTCCTCATGGCGGTGGAACATGCGCCCCGTGGCAAGCGGGGCCTGTTCGGGGCCTTCCCCCAGCTCGGCGTTCCGCTCGGTATGCTGCTGGCTTCCGGCGTTCTGGCCCTGATGTCCGGCGTGGTCTCGCCCGGTGCAGCCTTTGTGCAGTGGGGCTGGCGCATTCCGTTCCTGCTCAGCTTCGTCCTGATCGTCGTCGGCTTCATGGTCCGACGCAGCGTCGAGGAAAGCCCGGTATTCGAGGAGATCTCCCAAAAGAAGCAGCAGACCCGCACCCCGGTTGTCGAACTGTTCAGGAAGCACTGGCTGCTGGTCATCATCGCGGCCCTGGTCTTCGCCGGCAACAACGCCGCAGGCTACATGACCACCGGCGGCTACATCCTCAGCTACGCCGCCAACCCGGCCGGACTGGCCATGGACCGCACGGAAGTGCTCCTCGCAGTCACCGGCTCCGCTGCCCTGTGGTTCATCTTCACGCTGGTCTCCGGCTACCTCGCGGACAGCATTGGCCGCAAGAAGACCTACCTCATCGGCTACGGCTGCCTCATCGTCACGGTGTTCCCGCTGTTCTGGCTGGTCAACACCGGAAACATCTGGGCGCTGTTCCTTGGCCTTGCACTGTTCACCGTTGGACTCGGCCTGACCTATGGCCCGCAGGCAGCCCTCTACAGCGAACTTTTCCCCGCCTCCATCAGGTTCTCCGGCGTCGCAATCTCCTACGCCCTCGGCGCCATCATCGGCGGCGCGTTCGCTCCCATGATCGCCACCGCCCTGGTCCAGGCCACCGGAACAACAGCCTCCGTGTCCCTCTACCTGCTCATTGTGGCTCTCGTTTCAACGGCCGCCGTCCTGGTGATCCGGGAACGCAAGGGGATCGACCTGGGCATCAACAACCAGGCCGAGCAGGAGGTCGGTGCCACCGTCTTCGACCGGCGCCGGGCGGATTCGGCCAACTCACCCACGGAGCCCGCCAACGTGTAG